In Spirosoma pollinicola, the genomic window GTCGAATATCGGCGTCCGTGGCTGTTCCCTGCAAATTGGCCTGCGAGCCATCTTTCACCGTCAGTTTTAGATTTTTAGTCGAGATTGGCGCAGTTAGACGACTGCCGGTTTCGATAGTAGCGGTTAAATTCGTTGCTGTAATGGGCAGGTCTGATTCAACGGAACAACCCGTACTAACCATCACCTGATCGAGTTTGGCAACGTGAATGGTTACCGTGACGCCTTTCGTTTGATTATAACTTTTGTTCTGCGACAGCATGACGGTTAGTTCGCCATTTTTGACTTCTGTCACAACATGTTCGAGGATGTTGCTTTCGCCCTCCAGTTCGGCCGATCCCGCATTTCCAGCCGCAATATGAACGCGCATACCTACCCGAACAGACAGTTTAGTAAAGCTACCGATAGTACGCTGCTGCTTTACAATCTCACCATTTCCAACAATAGAATTCTGGGCAAATGCACACTGGAATAGTATGGTTGCGAAGGCAATGGTCAACACGTTTGTGATCGTTTTCATGGTAAAGAGGTTTAGTTTTATCGTTGCGTAGTTGTAGAAAAGAGGTTCTTAATTTATGAACGTTGCTTCCTTTATGAAAGATAGTGAAAGTTTAATAGGTGGCATACCAGTTCTCGGTATCCTTTTTGAACGAGGCTGTTCATAAAAAAAGGGATCGCCATCGATCCCTTCTCACATAAAAAAACAGGTAAACCCAACTACACATAGGCCAGACTTTTAGTCCACAAATCGTCGGCCTGCCTGTTTGTTAAATCGGTATGACGGAGTTGTTTTGGGGCCGAATCAGCAAAATACCCTCCCGATCCGCCTGCTTTCCCATCCAGCTTTGTTAGTGTCGCTATGGGTGCCGTGGCCAGGTAAATGGACGTTTCGGCACCGCGCTCCGGCGACCGCATAAAGGGACGCGCCAGGCCCATCATGAATCCGAAAGCACCCGTAAAGTTGCTGCCGAAACCCGAGTTGACCACGCCGGGGTGAACAGCATAGGCCGTAATCCCCGAATCGGCATAGCGTTTAGCTAATTCTTTGGTAAACAACACATTGGCCAGTTTCCCATCACCATAGGCCGACATGATCGACATTGTTGGGTTTCGCTGGAAAAAGCGTGAGGCTTTGCCCAATGCATAGGCCGCCGACGATAGGTTAATGATGCGTGCTTCTCCAGCCGCTTTGAGTAAATCAAGCAGATGATAGGTCAGCACAAAATGGCCAATATGATTGGCATAAAATGACTTTTCGACGTTATCAACGAACTCGATTCTATCGGGCGAATACCCGGCATTATTAATTAATATGTCCAGTTTCTGGTGCTTCAGTTTGACTTCCTGAACGGCCCTGCGTATTGAATCAAGATCGCTCAGATCGGCAATCAACAGTTCGACGGTTACAGCCGGATTGATGCGTTGTATAGTTGCCAGAGCCTCCTGCCCTTTTTCTTTGTTCCGGCAAAGCAAAATCAGGTTAATTCCTTTGCGAGCCAGCGCCCTGGCTGTTGCCAGCCCAATACCAACGTTTGCCCCCGTAATCAATGCCGTTTTCATGTATAAAAGAGTTGGTTTATAGACTAGTCATCCGCTGCAACCAGCGACAAACGTTAAGCGATTCCGTTCATTCTGCTGAATGTATTACGCAGGTCGTCGGGCGTTGCTTTTGCCATAGCCTCGCTAAAGCCAAAAGTCAATTCGGTTTTGCCTTGTTTCAACTGGTCAAAAACAGCATTAATAAAATCACTAACCGGTGGTGCCTGATCATGCAATCCTTTACCGCCGAGGTCGGTATTGAGTGCGGGCGGAATCATCTCGATTACCTCAATTCCTTTGTTGCTCAGCAACGCGCGCAGCGACAACGTAAAGGAATGAAAGAAAGCTTTGGTAGCCGAATAGACCGGCACTTTGGCCAGCGGAGTAAAAGCTAATCCCGACGTAACATTAATGACGGATGTCAGCGATGGCAGGTTGATGAAAAGGGACGTAAGATGAAGCGGGGCTTCGATATTTACCACAAGTTCTTCTTTGGCACGCTGGAAAAAATCCTCATCCGAAACAGCCATCCATTGTTGAATACCCGCATTGTTTACCAGCACCGATAAATCACTATGCTCTTCCGAAATCCACTGATACAAGGCTTGCCGCTCGTCGGCATTAGACAGATCGCAGACTCTTGTCATTACGGACGGGAATTTTTCGGCCACCTCCTGCAATACTGACTCCCTCCTTCCACAGATGATCACAGTATTATTTTCCTGAATGAACCGCTCGGTAAGTCCCAGGCCAATGCCCGATGCACCACCAGTGATTAGTATTTTATTGTTTGAAATGTTCATGCGTCTGATTAATTGGGTTGTTATTATAAGGATTCCTGATCCACAAACATAACAAAACGCTTACCCGGAATAGTGTCCCCATTCCAAATAAGCGTTTCATGCGTAAGTCGATTAGTATGAACCGATCTGTGTGTAATCGGCCCCGATTACTTATTAAAATAGTAGTTTCCAACCATTAAAAAACAGGTCTTTGCCGGGTTGTCCCGACCAGTGGTGATGGTCTGCAGGCTCTTCTACCTCATGCTGAGCAGTATCTTTTTGCACAACAATCGTTGAGATGCCTTTCTTAGCCAGTGAGCGGCAAATGTCTTTAGTGGTTTCAGAAGCATTGCTGCTTACTAATCCGATGGTTTCTTCGTTCGTTTTCATGGCTACTTATTTGTTGTATGTGCAAACAATCTTTATGACAAATTTTTTAAAGCGCCCTAGCCCAAAGCCTGAGCTGCTTTAAATACTTGTTGGGTTAAGCGGCAAATATCTTTTTCGCCAATTAACTCGGAGTAGTGCTTCCCTACCCGATCCCAGGCTTCTGCAATTTCAGGTTGAAGGTCAATGCCCTCAGCCGTTGGATATATCAGGGTTTTCTTGCCCTCCGACTCGCGCCGTACCAAGTGTTTCTGTTCCAGTTTTTCGACCAGTCGCGTAATTGTCGATGGTGTCAAATACAATGTTTCGCTCAATTCAGAGGGTGTTATGCCCGGCTGACCTACCACCTCACACAGCATATAGGCGTGCGAGTAACACATGCCAAACCGACCAAACTCCTCATCGCCAATTGCGGTGATCGCTCTTGACAACGCATTTGCTGAAAACAGCAGACAAGCACTAAACCGCGTTACTGATTTATCTTCTTCGATTACTGTTTTTTCTTCGGTCATTACGTCCGTTCTGAAAGTATGATACAAAGATACAACATGATATTTGTATGTGCAAACAACATGGAAAAATAATTTGTAATTGGTGGAGTGGTGAATAGTTGAATAGTGAAGTGGTGGAGTGGTAAGTGGTGAAGTAGTAAGTGGTGAAGTAGTAAATAGTATAGTAGTGACACATGTATTTCCAGTATGCCAGTTACTTCACTATTTACCACTCCACCACTTCACCAATCACCAACTACTTCTTAGGCAAATGAACCTCGGCTATCATGCAGCGGGCGGAACCGCCACCGTTGCCTTCAATCATTGACAGATCGAAGTGAAAAATAGTGGTATAGTCGTCTAATAAGTCGATTTGTTTGTCCGTGAGCGACTCGTGGGCTTGCGTAGACATGATCAGCAGCTTCTGCCCTTTTTGGGTCTGAACCATGAGCATATTCCCGGCAAAGCTGGCCATTTGCTCCAGCGAAATGTCGATAATACGCTTATTCAGTTTTTCAAGTTCCTGACGTACCATGAGCCGCTCGTCGGGGTCGCTGATGGCCGATAGACATATAACCGCAAATGTATCGGCAATGCACATCAGCACATTGGTATGATAGATAGCCTTGCCAGCTGCATCGGCTGCGTGGAACGATACAACACGGTAGTTGGTCTGTTGGCTGAACTCGGCCAGCACGTCGGGGTGCGTTCGGGGCGACATGCATGCAAAGGCTACGTGATTCATCCGGTCGAGCACTAGGCTGCCGGTGCCTTCCAGAAACTTGCCTTCCTGCTCAAAGCGCGTTAGATCAACGACTTTGGCAACGTGGTACTTTTTGGCCAGATCATCAATTATATCCTGACGGCGTTCGAGCCGACGGTTTTCGGCCTGCATCGGGTAGAGTACTACCGTTCCACTAGCGTGAAAGGATACCCAGTTGTTCGGAAAAATTGAATCGGGTGTATACGGCTCAACAGTATCTTCGTAAACCATCACATCTACGCCGAGGGTCTGAAGCTGGCGTGCCATTTCATCGAACTCCCGCTGGGCCTCCTGCTGAACTGTATCTTTTGTTTGTTCAGCCAGTTTAATATCCTGAAACGCGTTCGAGTCGGCGGTTTCGGTATTAAATCCGAAATTAACCGGACGAATCATTAAGATTCGGGAAGTAGCCTGTGATTGCATAAAGTGATTTGTAAGTGTTTTTATAAGTTGATAAGGTAAGTAAGTCGGTAAGTGGCTGGCGCATGAACAAGACTGATGCCAGTCACTTACCGACTTACCTGACTCACTGACTCATTTTCTTCAGCAAGTTAGTACGATCAGCCTATTTGTTCAATGTCCTGCTGAAAGCGTTTACCATTTTTGACAACTCTTCAGTTAACAAAACGATTTTACGTTGTTGCTGTTCGTCAATATACCCAAGCCGATAAGTCAGATAGATCATTGATATGACTTACCAACCCCTATACTTCTTCCCGAAAAAGGGGTAAACTCATGCAGTGAGAACCGCCACGTGCACGGCTTAACTCGGCTGATGGCAACATGATAAACGTATTTTCAATGGTTTCGGGAGACGACTCCCCCCGTTCGAAACGTGCCAGTAACTTAGCGGCACCGATCACCTCAAAGCCAGCCGCCCGAAAGGCATCTGCGGTTTTTTCGTTTCGGTCGTATCCAACCACCACGCCGTCTTTCAGTGCCAACAGGTTGCAGGAGTCCGTCCACTGCTCACGGGCACCAAACGGAAACTCATTATTACCCGAATAAATAAACTGTACGGGATCGGTGGCGCCGAGATCGTTTGTACTAATATCGATCAGCAGATCTTCCAGGTTTTCAAATTCGAATGGCTTCTGTTCCTGTCCTTTCCTGAACTGCATTATTTTCAAGTCTTCCGACACATCTTTCGGGGCAAAAAAATGGATTACATCGCGTTTCTTTGCTTCATCGCCCGTGCGGGCCAACGACCCCAACAGCACCCAGATATTACGTTTTACCTGCGTAAAAACCGTGTCGATGTGCATGTAGTCGCGTTTTTTCGGAATTTGAAGAACCGTAACCTTATCGACCACATTTTTGGCAAATACCAACCGCATCACCTGCTGAGCCGCGTATAAGGTAGTCCGTTCACTTACGCCAACGATCAGGTGTCGTTTGCCAATCATCATCACGTCGCCCCCTTCGAGGGTTGTGCGTGTAACATCCCGGTTCATATCGGCTTCGGGCAGTAAAAAGGCGTGTTCGTTATCTGGTATCTCAAGTATTTTATCCTGATAATCAACAAACAATGGATGATTAAAGAAAATATACTGCGCCAGTAGAGCTTCACGCGTGCGGGCCAGTTTTGCTGGTTTGTTGAGCAGAATGTGATCGTTAATAACAATCCCGATATCCCTCGTAAAAATAAAATTCGGGAGGGGAGAAAAGAGCATTGTCAAATCGGGCAGCGATCCGGAAATCATGATTTTAGCCAGTTCGTTGGGCTCGTACTGCCTCAACTGCTGCTGGGTCTGGTACGATGTCCGCTCTATTCCACAAATAGCGGCAATCAACTGAGTGCGGATAGTCTCATTGCCCAGAATGTCGGAGAGCAGACATTGAATATCGATTACCTTATCGGATTTGAAGTAATCAGCATGATCGGGCTTAAAAAACGACCGGTCAGAGTCAGGCCCGATGTCGGCTATTTTACCCCTCACTTTATCAGGGTCCAGGAAATACAACAGGATCTTAACATAGTAATCGTACTCGTCCCGACGCATCATATCCAGGTGCACGATATCTTCAAAAAGCCAATCCTGCGCTTTTGAGGGCACCACTTTTCCTAGCCCCCGGTCGGGGCTGTGGATGAGTAATCTACGCAGCGTACCAATTTCAGAGGATACGTTTATGCGGGAAAATGGCAGGGTTTCAGGATCGTTATCTGTCCGTATCAAGTCAACAAAAGTGGTGTTATCTGTATTCTTCATATAAAATTCAAGCTAAAATCCGGCAATAGGCCAGGTACGCAAGGTACAGGTTTGGCCAATATTACCCCATTTTATTAGTGTCATTAAGCTCTTTTTCTACATGCTTTCAGACTGCCTGGCCTGAAAACATATAGAAACAACCAGCGATTTTTTTTCCTTCTCTCATCGCAATTCAAGTTGTCTATCAGATAGAAACGGGATTAATAAGAAATAAATAAACATAATTAATAATATTACCTATCAACAAATAGTCAAAATAAACTATAATTTACCGTAAATGATATATAGTAAATATTGGCACACTGTTTGACACGTTGAGACATGTATCGATGATATTACCCTACATACGATTTATGAAATTACGTATCAGTAACATAAATGAGATTAGTCGATTATTTTTTCTCATCTCTATCCTGACAGGTATGGTCAGTCAGGTTAAGGCACAAGTTCCAGCGACTAATTCCATTCAACTCACGAATCTTATCAATAAAGCGAAAGCCAATCAGGGCGACGTGCTTATACACACACTTGTTGTGTCCAATACGGGCACAACCACCGCAACGGATATTCTTGTCCGGGATTCGAGTTCGGTTGGTGTACGCTATATAGCCAATTCGGCGATTATACCCGGCGGCACTACGTTCGCAACAGCCTTTCCTGTCACTAAATGGCTGATACCTACCTTAAGCGCCGGCCAAAGCCTAAGTCTGACCTATCAGGTTGCTGCCGATAGTTCGGGAATTATGTACAATACGGCAACCATCCCCGGCGATACAGCTACTGCCTGCGTGTCAATTCCAGTACGGGTTTGTAAAGGCGATACGTACCTGTTTCAATTAGCGGGGCCCGTTGGACGAAGCAGCTACCGTTGGTTTAAAGACGGTATTGAAATCGCCAGTCAGACAACCCGCCTTCTTGACGTAACTGCTCCGGGGAGTTACAGTTTGGCCGTTGATAGCGTCGCAGGCAAGTGTCCCGACTTATCGTACTGTCCTTTTATTATCGAAGAATACGCTGTACCTGCTTTTCAGGCGAGTACTGTACCGGCGAGTTGTTCGGGAGTTGCCCAGGCAAATGGCCAACTAATAGTAACTGGTTTCAGCGCTACAGATACCTATCAATATACGGAAGGAACCACGTTTACGGCAACGGCCTTGATATCGGGAGAACCGAAAACGATTCCTCCCAATGGGATTATAGCGGGCACTCTGCCAAATCCGGCAACCAGCAAATCCTATACGATAAGAGTCTATAATGCGACCGGTTGTTTTAGCGATCAAACAGTAACCCTGCTGTCAACCGCCTGTGTTCCACCTGCCCCGGTAACGCTGGATCTGCAACAATTTGTCAATAAATCGAAAGCAAAAATTGGCGAACTTGTGAGTTATACCGTCGTGCTGACCAACACAGGAACGACGTCGGCGGCAATGACGGCTGTCCAGATTTCAAGGCTGGCGGGCCTGCATTACATAACCAGCTCAATAGTACCCCCTCCGGGTACGACCGTTAATCCGAGCGCTCCGATCAGTACCT contains:
- a CDS encoding head GIN domain-containing protein — translated: MKTITNVLTIAFATILFQCAFAQNSIVGNGEIVKQQRTIGSFTKLSVRVGMRVHIAAGNAGSAELEGESNILEHVVTEVKNGELTVMLSQNKSYNQTKGVTVTIHVAKLDQVMVSTGCSVESDLPITATNLTATIETGSRLTAPISTKNLKLTVKDGSQANLQGTATDADIRLSGAGRLSAEKLTIARADVQLNGASRADIHVTETLEASADGVSTVNYTGNPTVKSQEANGLSKIRKQG
- a CDS encoding SDR family oxidoreductase — translated: MKTALITGANVGIGLATARALARKGINLILLCRNKEKGQEALATIQRINPAVTVELLIADLSDLDSIRRAVQEVKLKHQKLDILINNAGYSPDRIEFVDNVEKSFYANHIGHFVLTYHLLDLLKAAGEARIINLSSAAYALGKASRFFQRNPTMSIMSAYGDGKLANVLFTKELAKRYADSGITAYAVHPGVVNSGFGSNFTGAFGFMMGLARPFMRSPERGAETSIYLATAPIATLTKLDGKAGGSGGYFADSAPKQLRHTDLTNRQADDLWTKSLAYV
- a CDS encoding SDR family oxidoreductase, giving the protein MNISNNKILITGGASGIGLGLTERFIQENNTVIICGRRESVLQEVAEKFPSVMTRVCDLSNADERQALYQWISEEHSDLSVLVNNAGIQQWMAVSDEDFFQRAKEELVVNIEAPLHLTSLFINLPSLTSVINVTSGLAFTPLAKVPVYSATKAFFHSFTLSLRALLSNKGIEVIEMIPPALNTDLGGKGLHDQAPPVSDFINAVFDQLKQGKTELTFGFSEAMAKATPDDLRNTFSRMNGIA
- a CDS encoding MarR family winged helix-turn-helix transcriptional regulator, encoding MTEEKTVIEEDKSVTRFSACLLFSANALSRAITAIGDEEFGRFGMCYSHAYMLCEVVGQPGITPSELSETLYLTPSTITRLVEKLEQKHLVRRESEGKKTLIYPTAEGIDLQPEIAEAWDRVGKHYSELIGEKDICRLTQQVFKAAQALG
- the ctlX gene encoding citrulline utilization hydrolase CtlX; translated protein: MQSQATSRILMIRPVNFGFNTETADSNAFQDIKLAEQTKDTVQQEAQREFDEMARQLQTLGVDVMVYEDTVEPYTPDSIFPNNWVSFHASGTVVLYPMQAENRRLERRQDIIDDLAKKYHVAKVVDLTRFEQEGKFLEGTGSLVLDRMNHVAFACMSPRTHPDVLAEFSQQTNYRVVSFHAADAAGKAIYHTNVLMCIADTFAVICLSAISDPDERLMVRQELEKLNKRIIDISLEQMASFAGNMLMVQTQKGQKLLIMSTQAHESLTDKQIDLLDDYTTIFHFDLSMIEGNGGGSARCMIAEVHLPKK
- a CDS encoding arginine deiminase family protein, translated to MKNTDNTTFVDLIRTDNDPETLPFSRINVSSEIGTLRRLLIHSPDRGLGKVVPSKAQDWLFEDIVHLDMMRRDEYDYYVKILLYFLDPDKVRGKIADIGPDSDRSFFKPDHADYFKSDKVIDIQCLLSDILGNETIRTQLIAAICGIERTSYQTQQQLRQYEPNELAKIMISGSLPDLTMLFSPLPNFIFTRDIGIVINDHILLNKPAKLARTREALLAQYIFFNHPLFVDYQDKILEIPDNEHAFLLPEADMNRDVTRTTLEGGDVMMIGKRHLIVGVSERTTLYAAQQVMRLVFAKNVVDKVTVLQIPKKRDYMHIDTVFTQVKRNIWVLLGSLARTGDEAKKRDVIHFFAPKDVSEDLKIMQFRKGQEQKPFEFENLEDLLIDISTNDLGATDPVQFIYSGNNEFPFGAREQWTDSCNLLALKDGVVVGYDRNEKTADAFRAAGFEVIGAAKLLARFERGESSPETIENTFIMLPSAELSRARGGSHCMSLPLFREEV
- a CDS encoding DUF11 domain-containing protein, coding for MKLRISNINEISRLFFLISILTGMVSQVKAQVPATNSIQLTNLINKAKANQGDVLIHTLVVSNTGTTTATDILVRDSSSVGVRYIANSAIIPGGTTFATAFPVTKWLIPTLSAGQSLSLTYQVAADSSGIMYNTATIPGDTATACVSIPVRVCKGDTYLFQLAGPVGRSSYRWFKDGIEIASQTTRLLDVTAPGSYSLAVDSVAGKCPDLSYCPFIIEEYAVPAFQASTVPASCSGVAQANGQLIVTGFSATDTYQYTEGTTFTATALISGEPKTIPPNGIIAGTLPNPATSKSYTIRVYNATGCFSDQTVTLLSTACVPPAPVTLDLQQFVNKSKAKIGELVSYTVVLTNTGTTSAAMTAVQISRLAGLHYITSSIVPPPGTTVNPSAPISTWTVASLSGGQSLSLTFQAIADSSGILYNKATIPGDTATVCTSVPVKVCVGEKYTFRLTAVPGRSAYQWFRTFQGVTTELTSFTTNVLDITQPGEYKLAVDNQAGKCPDFSCCPFIVDEDSLPTFKAKALPVSCIGNMAQSNGQLVVTNVQSTNTYQYSLGATFNESASLSGSAKVIPTDGVLAHNLVNPSEAQAYTVRVYTNSGCYSDVTVLLVPTKCSCPAEVCVPFVISQSKRVRRIGDAR